GCCAATTTAaaccattgtcaattttttatttattttttatataattgttgaattttccattattttctatCCATTTTCCATTGTTTTCTATTCACCTTtgtataatggaaaaataaatattatgtaaaaagttatatgtttttttttcaagaatattatttgttgtagcatgtaatttaagaagaaaatgtatgttcaaatgcaattacttttttaaatgacaatatattttgaaaaatttctaaaacatatttatatgccAAGACGTTTAAGGTTAGTAACAAATGACAAATACAGCCTCTGAGagtaaattatattcattatttaaatcactatcattatatttttatacagcatCAGTGGAATCTACAATCATTGAGAATATTCTCCCCTccacttaatattatatatttatcatttaacatTTGTGTTTGAAAAGATCTGGACATGCATTTTGGatcttttttcattgataatagaTTCCGATTCGTCACTTGAAGCATATGAAACCACACTTATGCTGAATGCATCTTCTATTCAATGATGTATcgtgtatgtgtgtgtctgtTATTGTTTGAtagaccgcggtggcctggtaggaAGGTCTCGCCTtcagaactggagggtttcaggttcgagatccgattccgcGGAAGAACCATCGTGTTAAGggggtctagtgcacgttaaatccgtcggattaacgtgcactagaccccCTTAACTTAAATTAACGGAGGTGAAACATCCCCCTCcccactgatgtggtgtggaagtttggagaggggatgtcaactcaggtatcgtcctcgtcatctgaccacggttcaaaattacaaggtccgttctaaaatagccctagtgtagctttaaaacggggcgttaatgtaactaaaaaaactgaaattgttggaaataaatattttaaatctatttcttctttttaaataacctTACACTATTGAGGACTAATTCTCCAAGACGAAGTGTTTAAAAATCGCTATGTTTACATAGTCAGcaattttttaagcagtttcgGTAGGCAcgtgagattttttaaattaaattttaattaatgtatactTTATTTAACTTATTCGCACAGTTTCTTTCAACTTCGGTTTCTTGACATTTGTATTAAAAACTGgcacatttccttttctttttagatGACGATTTTTCTATTCTGGAAATTTTCTTTACCGGTGACTGAAAATTTAACTAGTTATTTGGATATATTCAATGACGTCAACCAATATTCTGCAAGTAACATGTTATAACATAAAGTAAGCAAAATATCATAGTCGAAGTTGTGGATATGCTATCATGAAATGAATGAATCTTGAACTTTAAAGAATCTTagcaatcttttaaaatttttcaatacattcttTGATAACTATTTACTAATCTTACTGATAGGACATTTTGAcgtttccttttaaaatatttttattaagccTCTTCTAGAGACTAATGACGTCACtcaataattctttacttttaattaatgaaaataaataagatttgtcACTTTACAGAGCTTTTAAGTCGAAactcttctgatttttttataatatcgaCTATATGATTCATATTGGAATGCAATtaattatagtatatttattttcaaataaatcttcaaaGATAATAAGTCCCTATTTGACAGATCAAGAAGGTACAGACTATTAAAATGAGGattatctttaatttcttatatatctaAAACATAATCTGCTCTTATGCTCATATATAACATgctcaaaataataattcctaaAAGTCTTATCTTAATGTAGCATTGTGTAAgcacatttgtaaaaatttcgaGTAAATTGCAAAATGATGTTTCAGACCTTATACTGTTGATGaaagttatatttgaaatattttagagcaaATTTTGTCTCTGCTATCTTAAAGATTgggttttagttttaatttgataaCAGTTTTTATGCTTGCCAAAGCACTCGcctttttaaagttcttaaaagtATGTTTATGTTGATTAAAAGATGTCAACAAATGAAATgctatcattaaaatataatatgatttgaACAAGATGTTCTTTGATTTAcaaatgtttctaaaatgaaatgGGAGTTGTAGACGAAAAAGGAAAGTTATATTTTCtgattaaggtttttttttaaagaaaaattggtttttcatttttgcgtcaaaaaaatctaaaaataaaataataaatattaaatgcacaaaCATATATTACCTATGAAACAAAAAGAGTTTTCTTAAGATTAacgttttattcaattttagaaaattgtacATTGCtcaaaaacaaatatgtattacaatttaattacatacaTTTGCAGTCTGGCCGTGAAAAGGAATCATTCTTGCTTCTTCCTTATgctttttatgtaattcttacaATCCTCCCATTTGTGAACCACGTCCTAATCCGGGGCCACCTGGACCTGTTCCCCTGGCTGCAGCAGCAGCTGCAGCTGCGGAACCATTTCCTGATCCACTGGCTGCCGAACTAGCTGCAGCTCCGGAACCATTTCCTGATCCACTGGCTGCCGAACTTGCCGCAGCTCCGGATCCATTTCCTGCTCCACTAGCAGCCGAACTAGCTGCAGCTCCGGAACCATTTCCTCCTCCATTGGCTGCTGAACTAGCTGCAGCTCCGGAACCATTTCCTCCTCCATTGGCTGCTGAACTAGCTGCAGCTCCGGAACCATTTCCTCCTCCATTGGCTGCTGAACTAGCTGCAGCTGCGGAACCACCTCCTGGTCCACTGGTTGCTGCACTTGCTGCAATTCCGAAACCATTTCCTGTTCCATCGCCACCATCTCCATTTCCTAAGCCACTATTTAATCCACGACTGTTTAAGACATTAAGTCTTTTCTTTAGTAGATTCATGCCTCCAAGAGGTTTCACTCCATTCATTAATCCTCCTCCTATTCCTTGAGGCATTGCATTTCCAGggacattctttaatttttttttcatatctgaaCCTAAACCActaaacttatttttcatattgtctTTAAACTTACTAAACCGATCTTGCATATCTTCATTTGCATCACTTAGTTTATCTGGCATATTTCCATTTGCATCACTTAGTTTATCTGGCATATTTTCACCTGCATCACTTAGTTTATCTGGCATATTTTCACCTGCATCACTTAGTTTATCTGGCATATTTTCACCTGCATCATTTAGTTTATCTGGCATATTTCCACCTGCATCACTTAGTTTATCTGGCATATTTCCACCTGCATCATCTAACTGACCTTGtatacctttatttatttttttcattcggtTCATAGATTTCCCTCTCCAtccctttaatttattaaatagtgaaTCACTATCATCATTTTCTCCATTGTCGTCTCCGTCTTGTCCATTATCTGAGGCTGAGGCTCTTGAAGATGATAGACTGAATCCGTCACCACCCTGTTCAGTTGCAGCACTTGAAATTGCTGAACTGGACCCATCTCCATTTTGCCCAACTGCATTAGAGTCACCATTGTTGATGTATTGGCCATTAGCATCCATCCATTTCTCCATTAGCTTAAACATTTTCCATAGCCTTTCTTCTTCTTCAGATGAAGGGGCATCATAATTACCTACACTTCCTGCACTCGGTTTACCTCCCGCCCCTCCTCCATCAGTGAAACTTTCTGCCCGTGCTTCGCTCTTTCCTGCTCCTCTTCTTAAGCCCCAACCTTCTGGTCTTCTTCGAAGTCCAACAGGCCCTATGTCTTGCCCTGCACCGCTGTCTGCCCAAGAACTAAAAGGAGAATCTCCATTTTGGAAGTTTTGATCAGGCAAAGAAATATCCTCTAGTCCATATCCTGCACCATTGTCACCTCCTTTTCCATCATCATATCCTCCATTACCTGAATTCAACGCAAAAGAACTTGCTCTTGAAATTCCTCTGCCACCATTTCCTGAATTCAAAGTAAAAGAATCTGCTTTTGAAGATCCTTCTCCTCCATCGTTGTTATTTTTTCCAAATCCGTTTCCTGAATTTAAACCAAAAGAATTTGCTTTTGAAAATCCTCTTCCATCCCCATTGTTATTTCTTTTGCCTCCATTTCTCCATTTCAAAgggaaagatttttcttttggaaGCCCTACTCCTCCTTCGCCGTTATTATTTTCTCCGTTTCCATTTCCTGAATTCAATACAAAAGAGTTAGCTTTTGAAAATCCTCCACCTCTACCACCATCATTATTTATACCGTCTCCATTTCCGGAGTTGAAAGCAAAAGAGTTTGCTTTTGGAATTCCTCCTCCTTTACCACCATCATTATTTACACCGTCTCCATTCCCAGGtttcaaagcaaaaatgtttGGTTTTGAGAATCCTCCTCCTCTACCACCATCATTATTTACACCATCTCCATTCCCAGGTTTCCAAgcaaaaatatttggttttgaaattcCTCCTCCTCTACCACCATCATTATTTACACCGTCTCCATTCCCAGGTTTCCAAgcaaaaatatttggttttgaaattcCTCCTCCTCTACCACCATCATTATTTATACCGTCTCCATTTCCGGAGTTGAAAGCAAAAGAGTTTGCTTTTGAAATTCCTCCTCCTTTACCACCATCATTATTTACACCGTCTCCATTCCCAGGtttcaaagcaaaaatgtttGGTTTTGAGAATCCTCCTCCTCTACCACCATCATTATTTACACCATCTCCATTCCCAGGTTTCCAAgcaaaaatatttggttttaaaattccTCCTCCTCTACCACCATCATTATTTACACCGTCTCCATTCCCAGGTTTCCAAgcaaaaatatttggttttgaaattcCTCCTCCTCTACCACCATCATTATTTATACCGTCTCCATTTCCGGAGTTGAAAGCAAAAGAGTTTGCTTTTGAAATTCCTCCTCCTTTACCACTATCATTATTTACACCGTCTCCATTCCCAGGTTTCCAAGCAAAAATGTTTGGTTTTGAAATTCCTCCTCCTTTACCACCATCATTATTTATACCGTCTCCATTTCCGGAGTTGAAAGCAAAAGAGTTTGCTTTTGAAATGCCTCCTCCTCTACCACCATCATTATTTAGACCGTCTCCATTCCCGGAATTCAAAGCAAAAGAATCACCTCCACCTCCACCGtttggtttattatttttcaggttTTGGAATCTTAACTTTTTAGACATTCctggaattttgtttattttcgtcAATCGATTGTCATTGTTTCCGATCTTCCTTCTTCCTTTGCCTCCGCATTTACCTATAAAGTAAAGTTTTTGTTTCAGTACAGCATCATTATGATAGGTTTCTAtagtgtttcatttaaatatgcaaacaaaatattaaatattgtttagattagattttttgttgttatgtTGGACCAAAAGAATAATCTCCTAATCCgaggcgttttttttttcttaaatatatagatCATAGAGAAAGGATAgagtaaaattgtaaaaatcatttttaaatacttataagcTTTTGATGCATTACATCTAGGTTATATTCCCAAAGAATcgatatataaatcaaaatttgtgcTTTTAGATTCACGAGTAATAGATCGAAATCCTTACTCTTTATCCAAATATTGTAAACACATGCCATCTACATTTTCTAGTGAGACATCAGCCTAATCATAtcacatatttcatttcataataaattgaaacattcaGTTTAAGAAAGTGATTGGTCTTTGAAAGATTTAGATTGAGATTATTTCATATGCTGTTGTGTAGCTCTGTTTatcatttatttgatataatcaaataaataataaacacagCTATGCTAAGGAGATATTTTAGCTTAAATAGTCGATAtgattggaaatatttaaatcaaataaaatattttttatgaaccaaaatttaaacaattatttttctgtgtAAATTCAAGtagtttaattacaaataaagaaaatattggtcTTCGTTTTTAATCCCCAGTTTTGATCAATTCATATCTCAATAAATTGGGTTGTATTTTGCATTCTTCTTTGAAAGAAGTTGGCAACGATTCTGCATCTTTTTAACAACCATCTTAGATTTCTtagataaactaaaattaaatttttatctttcaaattctagcatccaaagtattttttttttcattttttaaacttattttaagttttatgctGTTGTAGTTGTTTAATGCCAAAACCAATTAATGTAGTGAATGTATTTtgctttagaaattttgaattattgtcgAAAATTGGCATGCTTAATGCTATTACTTTTTTTCTAGTATTATAATCTAACATATCTAAACAAGAATGATTAGCAGAAATCTAGATGTTGCTTCTACAAAGGTACAGAAAAGTTATGcacaaaatgaattatattagtaTTGCTACACACATTAATGAATGTCTTTtagatatttaactaaaaaattaaagattaagccAAGACGAATTTAAATAAGGGGAGAATATGATGTGACAGGTACCTGTACAGGCTCTAACTGACTGTAACTAATAGGTCCTAATATGAGGATAAATGGCAGCCGTgtctacaaatttaaaatatgcagtttattcataattaaattagtCTTTAAAAACTGCTTGCAGTCGTAAGCATCTTCagaaaataagaaactttttacatgatttaagaaaaatatggGAGAATATgcatggagaaaaaaaagttgactttaaaagaaattatttttgtatattacacATTTGGCTGTTCATTTTACTTGATGCATTgtggtaaaaatgaaaacattctcCATGTGGTAGCTACCATTTTCAATTGTCAACCTGAAATAGCAAGATATCTTGTAcgacaaatgaaaattttattaaagacgaaaaaaatagatatcaagattCGGACAGCCAAGAACAAGAAATGGTAAAGCAGCTACAGATTAAAAGTAGAGACCATTTTGAaggaaaactttctaaaaattcaagactttttaaatttaacaactcTGATCTCATTTCATTCTAAGTTTTACTATCGTTGAAAAAAGAAGTAATCCTTAAATctgtacaaaaaataatgatactCCAGATACAAAACACTTAAAATTGaggtggaaattaaaaaaaaaaaataagaaatccaatttttcttttatcagtaATGTCAGTAACGAAAACATTTTGTGAATTTTCGAACAAGTTTATCCAAGTGCTCGGTATATGCCCTTGAAAagaacaaaaacttaaaaaagaaatggaaatggcaaaattaatattgaaacttGTGAAGAAACAGATTTATAAAAGactacaaatttataattattaagaatttggggatcaaattgaaattcatttttaaattaaaattttgttatgatttatataggtgtatcaaaaatataataaaagttgaaTGTGACTTTgtcttttatcaaaaaaaaaattcattataaatcatttagactagaaaatatttaattagatcatAACTACTGTCTCTTCATGGCAAAGACAGTTGCAAATGATAGTTTAGTTAAATATGCTATAGACACTAACATGAAaggagataaaatttcaaaatttgctcaGATTCCAAATCAGTTAGTTTTTTTTACTGtgaaaagagaaaattctttaatgatattaataaaatattaaagtatatcaaaataatattgaactcttttaaataaaactggagttttttaaaaaaaattttggaaatcaaaaggtaaatattcttgcaaaaaaattgctgcaagaaaggatttttttttttcaataaatcctGAAAATTGCCAATAATCTCAATAATTcatgcattctaaataataatgcatCAATCATGCATTCAGACCAATGATCGTTCATATAACAGAAAAGCCGGGGGAAATTTTGAGTTTATAACAAAATAGATAGCAAAT
The Argiope bruennichi chromosome 6, qqArgBrue1.1, whole genome shotgun sequence DNA segment above includes these coding regions:
- the LOC129971328 gene encoding fibroin heavy chain-like isoform X3, yielding MKTAIILLSLLGLLCSSARAQYDSGFNQGGGFGGPSGGFGQGVGSGGPSGGFGQGVGAGGPSGGFGQGVGAGGPSGGFGQGVGAGGPSGGFGQGVGAGGPSGGFGQGVGSGGNSGGFGQGGGFNNGGFGQGAGSGFGNSGNAGPGAGGFGGSRGNGFGGGAGNFGGPANNFGAAGNSAGGNGFGGAPGNFDFGQGGYGGGSNNFAGADGINNGFGGGKFGSAGINGLGGSDFGGAQSAGGSGYGGGSAAAASNAGNGGFYGGGTNGNGGGAGTYNGAGFGNSYNDDVGYGNYYSDSLPTYRNYYDAGSGYGVGNGAGPGLGGVYSGNNGAASDASGAGGGSGAGAGGAGSGAGTGAANGVGGGSGQGAGAGAAAAATTGNGARGGAAGAGKGGSGAGTGAGNGAGAGAGSGTGAGAGAGSGAGAGSGSASGAGSGAAGASSGAGNDSGAGSGGGDNTGIGAFGGSAGKCGGKGRRKIGNNDNRLTKINKIPGMSKKLRFQNLKNNKPNGGGGGDSFALNSGNGDGLNNDGGRGGGISKANSFAFNSGNGDGINNDGGKGGGISKPNIFAWKPGNGDGVNNDSGKGGGISKANSFAFNSGNGDGINNDGGRGGGISKPNIFAWKPGNGDGVNNDGGRGGGILKPNIFAWKPGNGDGVNNDGGRGGGFSKPNIFALKPGNGDGVNNDGGKGGGISKANSFAFNSGNGDGINNDGGRGGGISKPNIFAWKPGNGDGVNNDGGRGGGISKPNIFAWKPGNGDGVNNDGGRGGGFSKPNIFALKPGNGDGVNNDGGKGGGIPKANSFAFNSGNGDGINNDGGRGGGFSKANSFVLNSGNGNGENNNGEGGVGLPKEKSFPLKWRNGGKRNNNGDGRGFSKANSFGLNSGNGFGKNNNDGGEGSSKADSFTLNSGNGGRGISRASSFALNSGNGGYDDGKGGDNGAGYGLEDISLPDQNFQNGDSPFSSWADSGAGQDIGPVGLRRRPEGWGLRRGAGKSEARAESFTDGGGAGGKPSAGSVGNYDAPSSEEEERLWKMFKLMEKWMDANGQYINNGDSNAVGQNGDGSSSAISSAATEQGGDGFSLSSSRASASDNGQDGDDNGENDDSDSLFNKLKGWRGKSMNRMKKINKGIQGQLDDAGGNMPDKLSDAGGNMPDKLNDAGENMPDKLSDAGENMPDKLSDAGENMPDKLSDANGNMPDKLSDANEDMQDRFSKFKDNMKNKFSGLGSDMKKKLKNVPGNAMPQGIGGGLMNGVKPLGGMNLLKKRLNVLNSRGLNSGLGNGDGGDGTGNGFGIAASAATSGPGGGSAAAASSAANGGGNGSGAAASSAANGGGNGSGAAASSAANGGGNGSGAAASSAASGAGNGSGAAASSAASGSGNGSGAAASSAASGSGNGSAAAAAAAARGTGPGGPGLGRGSQMGGL
- the LOC129971328 gene encoding uncharacterized PE-PGRS family protein PE_PGRS54-like isoform X2, with the translated sequence MKTAIILLSLLGLLCSSARAQYDSGFNQGGGFGGPSGGFGQGVGSGGPSGGFGQGVGAGGPSGGFGQGVGAGGPSGGFGQGVGAGGPSGGFGQGVGAGGPSGGFGQGVGSGGNSGGFGQGVGGPSGGFGQGGAGSGFGNSGNAGPGAGGFGGSRGNGFGGGAGNFGGPANNFGAAGNSAGGNGFGGAPGNFDFGQGGYGGGSNNFAGADGINNGFGGGKFGSAGINGLGGSDFGGAQSAGGSGYGGGSAAAASNAGNGGFYGGGTNGNGGGAGTYNGAGFGNSYNDDVGYGNYYSDSLPTYRNYYDAGSGYGVGNGAGPGLGGVYSGNNGAASDASGAGGGSGAGAGGAGSGAGTGAANGVGGGSGQGAGAGAAAAATTGNGARGGAAGAGKGGSGAGTGAGNGAGAGAGSGTGAGAGAGSGAGAGSGSASGAGSGAAGASSGAGNDSGAGSGGGDNTGIGAFGGSAGKCGGKGRRKIGNNDNRLTKINKIPGMSKKLRFQNLKNNKPNGGGGGDSFALNSGNGDGLNNDGGRGGGISKANSFAFNSGNGDGINNDGGKGGGISKPNIFAWKPGNGDGVNNDSGKGGGISKANSFAFNSGNGDGINNDGGRGGGISKPNIFAWKPGNGDGVNNDGGRGGGILKPNIFAWKPGNGDGVNNDGGRGGGFSKPNIFALKPGNGDGVNNDGGKGGGISKANSFAFNSGNGDGINNDGGRGGGISKPNIFAWKPGNGDGVNNDGGRGGGISKPNIFAWKPGNGDGVNNDGGRGGGFSKPNIFALKPGNGDGVNNDGGKGGGIPKANSFAFNSGNGDGINNDGGRGGGFSKANSFVLNSGNGNGENNNGEGGVGLPKEKSFPLKWRNGGKRNNNGDGRGFSKANSFGLNSGNGFGKNNNDGGEGSSKADSFTLNSGNGGRGISRASSFALNSGNGGYDDGKGGDNGAGYGLEDISLPDQNFQNGDSPFSSWADSGAGQDIGPVGLRRRPEGWGLRRGAGKSEARAESFTDGGGAGGKPSAGSVGNYDAPSSEEEERLWKMFKLMEKWMDANGQYINNGDSNAVGQNGDGSSSAISSAATEQGGDGFSLSSSRASASDNGQDGDDNGENDDSDSLFNKLKGWRGKSMNRMKKINKGIQGQLDDAGGNMPDKLSDAGGNMPDKLNDAGENMPDKLSDAGENMPDKLSDAGENMPDKLSDANGNMPDKLSDANEDMQDRFSKFKDNMKNKFSGLGSDMKKKLKNVPGNAMPQGIGGGLMNGVKPLGGMNLLKKRLNVLNSRGLNSGLGNGDGGDGTGNGFGIAASAATSGPGGGSAAAASSAANGGGNGSGAAASSAANGGGNGSGAAASSAANGGGNGSGAAASSAASGAGNGSGAAASSAASGSGNGSGAAASSAASGSGNGSAAAAAAAARGTGPGGPGLGRGSQMGGL